A DNA window from Lutra lutra chromosome 8, mLutLut1.2, whole genome shotgun sequence contains the following coding sequences:
- the ATP5MC2 gene encoding ATP synthase F(0) complex subunit C2, mitochondrial isoform X1, with the protein MNKDNVYNSASVIFSSPAAAPHSLKMYACAKFVSTPFLVRSTSQLLSRSLSAVVLKPPKTLTDEAPYKGLSILSAPRPLTSLIPSRSLQTSAISRDIDTAAKFIGAGAATVGVAGSGAGIGTVFGSLIIGYARNPSLKQQLFSYAILGFALSEAMGLFCLMVAFLILFAM; encoded by the exons ATGAATAAGGACAACGTTTACAATTCTGCTTCTGTAATTTTCAGCTCTCCTGCCGCAGCCCCTCATTCCCTGAAAATGTACGCCTGTGCAAAGTTCGTCTCCACCCCGTTCTTG GTCAGGAGCACCTCTCAGCTGTTGAGCCGATCACTGTCTGCAGTGGTGCTAAAACCACCCAAGACACTGACAGATGAGGCACCTTATAAG GGCCTCAGCATCTTGTCAGCCCCACGTCCCCTGACCTCACTTATTCCTAGCCGAAGCCTCCAAACCAGTGCCATTTCAAGGGACATCGATACAGCAGCCAAGTTcattggggctggggctgccacaGTAGGGgtggctggctctggggctggaatTGGGACTGTGTTTGGGAGCCTCATCATTGGTTATGCCAG gaatcCCTCTCTGAAGCAACAGCTCTTCTCCTACGCCATTCTGGGCTTTGCCCTCTCGGAGGCCATGGGGCTCTTTTGCCTGATGGTGGCCTTTCTCATCCTCTTCGCCATGTGA
- the ATP5MC2 gene encoding ATP synthase F(0) complex subunit C2, mitochondrial isoform X2, with amino-acid sequence MYACAKFVSTPFLVRSTSQLLSRSLSAVVLKPPKTLTDEAPYKGLSILSAPRPLTSLIPSRSLQTSAISRDIDTAAKFIGAGAATVGVAGSGAGIGTVFGSLIIGYARNPSLKQQLFSYAILGFALSEAMGLFCLMVAFLILFAM; translated from the exons ATGTACGCCTGTGCAAAGTTCGTCTCCACCCCGTTCTTG GTCAGGAGCACCTCTCAGCTGTTGAGCCGATCACTGTCTGCAGTGGTGCTAAAACCACCCAAGACACTGACAGATGAGGCACCTTATAAG GGCCTCAGCATCTTGTCAGCCCCACGTCCCCTGACCTCACTTATTCCTAGCCGAAGCCTCCAAACCAGTGCCATTTCAAGGGACATCGATACAGCAGCCAAGTTcattggggctggggctgccacaGTAGGGgtggctggctctggggctggaatTGGGACTGTGTTTGGGAGCCTCATCATTGGTTATGCCAG gaatcCCTCTCTGAAGCAACAGCTCTTCTCCTACGCCATTCTGGGCTTTGCCCTCTCGGAGGCCATGGGGCTCTTTTGCCTGATGGTGGCCTTTCTCATCCTCTTCGCCATGTGA